The Streptomyces sp. NBC_00306 sequence CGCTCACCCCGTCCAGAGCCCTCACCTCGGTGTCGCCCCTGCCGTAGACCTTCACGGCGTCGACGACGCGCGCCGCGGCCCGCGTCCGGGTCGCGGACAGGGGGGGTGGTCGCGGTCGTGGTGTTCACACCGCACCGTCCTTGCCGACGCGGCCGAACTGCTCGTCGAGGACGGACAGCCGGCGCCAGTACTCGTCCTCGTCGATCTCACCGGCGGCGAACCGGCGGCCGAGCAGGGCGATCGGCGAGTTCTCGCCGTGTGCGGGGCGCTGGTTCCAGGGGCCGGGGCCGCGGCGTCCGCGCCGGAAGCCGGTGCGGCGCGCCAGTGTGACGACGCCGACGACGACGGCCGCCCAGACCAGCGGGAAGAAGAGCATCCACGGGCCGGGCCCGCCTGTGTGCGCCAGGGTGTTCATCTCGGTCAACTCCTCGGTGGCGATGGTGGTGCGTGATTCCTTGTCGCTACCGAGGCTCCCGCCGCAGGGGGCCGACGTCGTCGTACGGCCAGCGGCAGTGCGCGTACCACCCGGGGAGTACGCAGGGCTTTCACGGCTGCTCCCCGCTCCGGCGGGGGTGAGGGCTCAGCCCTGTCCCTACGGCCGTGGGTCAGGGGCGAGGGGCCCGGTGGCGCAGATCCGTGCCGCACCCGGCCCGGGGCCGTGTCACTCCTCGTCCGCCTCCGCCATCCGGCGGTGGACGCGGCGTTCGTGGATGATGCGCCCGATGATCGCGCCGCCGTAGACCACCACGCCGACTCCGACGAGCCAGGACTGGATGACGAGGACGGTCCCGATCGGGCCGTAGACCACGGTGTTCGACGCGATCAGCGGGGAGAA is a genomic window containing:
- a CDS encoding SHOCT domain-containing protein; this translates as MNTLAHTGGPGPWMLFFPLVWAAVVVGVVTLARRTGFRRGRRGPGPWNQRPAHGENSPIALLGRRFAAGEIDEDEYWRRLSVLDEQFGRVGKDGAV